In one Rhopalosiphum padi isolate XX-2018 chromosome 3, ASM2088224v1, whole genome shotgun sequence genomic region, the following are encoded:
- the LOC132926233 gene encoding 52 kDa repressor of the inhibitor of the protein kinase-like, producing MGGLMVVVSGKKIADSVGIELQKKRTTTKQTQRANPIIQENSIEQYYRITVFLPYVDYFISQLTERFINHKNIFEGFDCIFKTEALPIKLKDREEFTKLKDFYSPVIDPCSSLAELNMWRTKLVIEHIVLRSGLQALEICDEEFYPNINMLLKIFCTLPVSTATPERSFSCLKRIKSYLRNSMKETRLNGLAMLSCHREVKITTDEVIDELCFIL from the exons ATGGGGGGGTTGATGGTGGTAGTTAGTGgtaag aaaatagcaGATAGTGTTGGTAttgaattgcaaaaaaaaagaacaactACAAAACAAACTCAAAGAGCTAATCCAATTATTCAAGAAAACTCAATTGAACAATACTATCGGATCACAGTGTTCTTACCAtatgttgattattttatttcccAACTTACTGAACGatttataaaccataaaaatatttttgaag GGTTTGATTGCATTTTTAAAACAGAAGCACTTCCAATTAAATTGAAGGATAGAGAAGAATTTACTAAACTTAAAGACTTTTACTCACCTGTAATTGACCCTTGCTCTAGTTTGGCTGAATTAAATATGTGGAGAACTAAGTTAGTTATAGAACACATTGTTCTCAGATCAGGCCTACAGGCACTTGAGATTTGTGATGAAGAGTTCTATCCAAATATaaatatgcttttaaaaatCTTCTGCACCCTTCCAGTGTCAACAGCTACTCCTGAGCGTTCATTCTCttgtttaaaaagaataaagtcTTACCTCAGGAATAGCATGAAAGAG aCTAGACTTAATGGGTTGGCTATGCTTTCTTGTCACAGAGAGGTCAAAATTACAACAGATGAAGTAATTGATGAGTTgtgctttattttataa
- the LOC132926234 gene encoding zinc finger MYM-type protein 1-like yields MLMVNDIKQGHFRALLKYRAKGDDFLRTVLEGLGKRNKYTSPVIQNEIVQVCNTILLRKIVNKVNKSKCFSVLADETTDISTKEQLSICVRYIDEQNMHHEDFLQFFEIESLTSDALANSILNGLIHCGLDCNYLYGQGYDGASNMAGQFKGVQTVVRSKYPKALYVHCAAHSLNLAVSTASGIKPIRNCLGLIEKVYTFFNTPKRNSVLLHVIENSDDEPSTKQLKRLCATRWIQRYDSVKDFSELFPFVLSALEIISDWKDPSEARMIKKSMEDTEFIISFNVIKLLFSFGLPLCKQLQKVQIDLGRTIYIVENMIATLKSIRENSEVEFCIVYNNVKVNS; encoded by the exons ATGTTGATggtaa atGATATAAAACAAGGTCATTTTCGTGCCTTATTGAAGTATAGAGCCAAAGGAGACGACTTTCTACGTACTGTTCTGGAAGGTTTAGGTAAACGTAATAAATACACTAGTCCAGTCATTCAAAACGAAATAGTCCAGGTGTGCAATACAATATTACTacgaaaaatagtaaataaagttaacaaatcaaaatgtttCTCGGTTCTTGCCGATGAAACAACGGATATATCCACAAAAGAGCAGCTCTCTATTTGTGTCCGTTATATTGATGAACAAAATATGCATCATGAGGACTTTTTACAGTTCTTTGAAATTGAAAGTTTGACTAGTGATGCCTTGGCAAACTCCATATTAAATg GTTTAATTCATTGTGGTctagattgtaattatttatatggtcAGGGCTACGATGGGGCCAGTAACATGGCTGGCCAATTTAAAGGAGTCCAAACTGTTGTACGGTCTAAATATCCCAAAGCTTTGTATGTGCACTGTGCTGCACATTCATTGAATTTGGCAGTTTCAACAGCAAGTGGAATAAAACCTATCAGAAATTGTTTAGGATTAATCGAAAAAGTATACACGTTTTTTAACACCCCCAAAAGGAATTCTGTTCTTTTACATGTAATTGAAAATTCTGACGATGAGCCTAGCACAAAACAACTAAAACGACTTTGTGCCACACGCTGGATTCAACGCTATGATTCAGTAAAAGATTTTTCAGAGCTATTCCCATTTGTTCTTTCAGCATTAGAAATTATTTCTGATTGGAAAGATCCAAGTGAGGCTCGCATGATAAAAAAGTCGATGGAAGATACAGAGTTTATAATTTCTTTCAATGTTATTaag tTGTTATTTTCATTTGGTCTTCCATTGTGTAAGCAACTACAAAAAGTACAAATTGATCTTGGAAGAACTATATACATAGTAGAAAATATGATAGCCACTTTAAAGTCTATTCGAGAAAATTCTGAAGTAGAATTTTGTATAGTCTACAATAACGTTAAGGTAAATAGTTGA
- the LOC132926235 gene encoding uncharacterized protein LOC132926235, with protein sequence MDELLIEKVREHPVLYNHGSSDYRDKQIRQNAWEEIGKELKITEFLLYGRSKYDFNGNASSPTKTYGNGSPFSNKGLGFVRKNSSVTGSKDEKTLASLNNDIGFIVDKVVLTDADKKLVLTNLWVPDDFYKFPLLEKNKKRGLRFQHKWLKEFNWLAYSNVKNGTFCKYCVVFARNGGIGSQPLGNLVTVALTNWKKAKEVHSNLKYHTSSVLDSEQFLKIMEKKEPSIIERLDKNR encoded by the exons atggatGAACTTTTAATCGAAAAAGTTCGTGAACATCCGGTTTTATACAACCATGGTTCTTCCGATTATCGGGACAAACAAATTAGACAAAATGCGTGGGAAGAAATCGGAAAAGAGCTTAAAATAAcag AATTTCTGCTGTATGGACGgagtaaatatgattttaatggaAACGCTTCATCTCCGACAAAAACATATGGTAATGGTTCTCCATTTTCTAATAAAGGATTAGGTTTCG TTAGAAAAAATTCCTCCGTCACTGGAAGTAAAGATGAAAAAACACTAGCcagtttaaataatgatattggaTTTATAGTGGATAAAGTAGTTTTAACAGATGCTGATAAAAAGCTT GTGCTTACTAATTTGTGGGTACCAGATGATTTTTACAAATTCCCATTActcgaaaaaaataagaaacgtGGCCTACGGTTTCAACATAAGTGGCTGAAAGAATTTAATTGGCTGGCATATTCTAATGTAAAAAATGGTACTTTTTGTAAATACTGTGTCGTGTTCGCCAGAAATGGTGGGATTGGAAGTCAACCTTTAGGGAATCTTGTTACTGTCGCATTAACTAATTGGAAGAAAGCAAaaga AGttcattcaaatttaaagtaCCATACTTCATCTGTACTAGATTCTGagcaatttttgaaaataatggaaaaaaaggAACCTTCTATAATTGAACGTTTAgataaaaataggtaa